DNA from Dietzia lutea:
GCTGACCGTGCGCACGCCCGGGGCCTCGCGGTCGCGCAGAAGAACGCGGCGGAGCTGACGGACGAGGAGATCCGTCGGGTCGGTTTCGACTATGCGGTCGCCGAGGACTGCCAGCGGTATTCGTGGGGGCGGGGTTCGGAGTGCGATCGCTATCTGGCGGCGTACGGCGACCGGGTGATCGAGATCGAGTACACCGACGGCGGCACCCGGGCGTTCGAGACCGCGTGCCGTCTCCGGGGTGACCGTATCTCGGTTCTCCTGCGCGACCGGGACGTGGTGCCCCGGGGTGAGCGCGGGTACGTCAACCGCAGTTGCTGACAGGGGTCGCGTCGGGGTTCAGGTATTCGACGGATCCCCACGGGTGGGGCAACCCGTCGGCGGCGAGGCCCACGTAGCCGGCACCGAGTTCGACTGACCGGTCGATGGCCTCGCGGGCGCGGTCGGGTGGGCAGTCGTAGACGAGGTGCCACACGCGCGACGGGTCGACGCCTCCCGGTGGTTCACCGGGGCCGGTCAGGTGTGTCTCGAGGTCGATCTCGCGGACGCAGGTGACGTCGAGCAGCCGGAGAATCCACGGGTGTGGGAGCGTGCCCGGGTTCCCTGCGATGACACGGGCGCCGTCCCGGCGGAGCGCGTGGACGAGCCCGGTCAGGGGCACGATGACCCGGGCGTCGAGGTGACCGTCGGTCCCGACGCCGGACGCCACCTGATCGAGGAACACCGAGGTCACGCCGTACTCCTCCCGCCAGCGGCGGACATCGGTGCGGACGTCCCGGAGGCTGCGCCGCCCGTAGTCGGTGTCGACGTAGCCCAGGAGTGTCGGACCCCCGTCGATGGGTGTGGTGCGCAGGGCCTCGGCGAAGACCGGGTCGGTGGTGCGTCCGGGCCCGGAGTCGACGTTGACGACGACGAGGTCCGCGGCACCCGGATGCAGGACCCGCTCCCAGAGCTCGCGATCGTATGCGGGGTGGAGGTACAGCGGCACCGCAGCGCGTGGTGTGCTCACCAGCTGTGGGGGTGTAGAGCCGCTGAGACCGCGTGATAGACCGCGAGGAGGCAGGCCCCGCACAGCATGGCGATCCCGACGGGTACCGGTAGTCCGAAGCGGAGCGTCGCGAATCCCAGGCAGGCGAGCGCTGAGATCCAGACCGCCTCGGCGACGCGGCCGGCCCGGAGGACGATCGCGGAACCGAAGGCGAACACGGCGAACACCGGGGCGACAACGCAGAGGACGACGATGTCCGGGACGAGTCCGGAGGCGGGGTCTTCCGCTATTCCGAGGATCCGGTCGACGATCCACGTCGCGGAGAGGGTCGCCAGTGCGATGACCCCAAGATAGATGAGAGTCCGGACCAGGACGCCGCGGAGGACGAACCGCCAGCGGCCGGAGCGGTAGGACAGGGACTTGAGCCGGATGCCGAGGTCCTCGATCGCCGGATCGCACAGTGCGGCGGCGAGGATGACCGCGATGGACAGCGGGATCCGGTCGTCGGAGTCGGCGAGGTTGAGCGCCAGGAGCAGCGCGGTCGACATGAGAGCGGCCTGACACGTGCCGTCGAATGCCGCGCGGATGTCGTCCCGGGAGGGCCACGCCGGCGGGAGCGGGGTAGTCATCCGGTACGTCCGGGCGGCGAGGAGGGCGCCGCCCAGGGACAGCACCCCGAGAGCGATGATCGGCACGAGCGCCGCGCCGGCGAAAGTCGCGGCGACGGCGACCGCAGCGCAGCCCGCGGCGAGTACGGTGAGCAGTCGCAGACCCCCGAGTACGGAGACGAGGGTCAGCGAAGCGGCGTACAGGGTCCACGCGCCGCAGAGTGCGGCGGTGGGCAGGGCAGGTGCGTCGCCGAGGTACCAGGTCGCAGCGGTGACGACGCCGACGAGAGGGACCGCGACGAGTGGTGCTAGGCCGACCGAGATGCGCGCAGCGCCGGGGAGATCCCCTAGGCCGACCCTTCGCCACGTGACGAAACCGAGGAGCTGTCCCAGGACCCAGCCGGAGAGGCCGGTGGCGACGATCGCGATGGACAGATCGGCGCCCACGCCGATCGCGGCGGGTGCGCAGAGCGCCATGACGACCGCGCCGGCCAGGAGCAGGAGTGCGCGGACCCACCCCTCGCGGCGGACGCGAGGACGAACGATGGCGGTCTCGGCTGCTCCGGGGGCGAGGGCGGGGAGGGTGCGGGCGTATTCGTAGACGTCGTGGGCACCGTGTCGCCGGGCGAGCGCATCGCCGAAGCCGGACGCCTCGAGGTGGGCGGCCACGTCGAACCGGTCGACCGCGCGCCCGACGAGGCCCTGGTGGGCCTCGGCGGGAACGGCGGCGACGACCAGCGGCCGCGCGTGCCGCGGAGACCGGCCGGGTGGATCGGGGATGAGGAAGGTCTCGCTCATGACGCCACACTCGCGATGTACTCGAGAGCTCCACCGGTGAAGTGGTCTCTGTGAATGCCGGCGGCGATCTCGTACCAGCCCCGGAAGGTGTCGATGCAGCTGCTCAGGTCGAACGACTCCAAGGCGTGTTCCCGGCCGCGTCGGCCGGTCTGCTCGCGGAGCCGGTCGTCGGTGAGGAACCGGAGACACTCGTCTGCGAAGGCCTCGGGATTCCGCGGTGGGACCAGGCCGCCCAATCGACCGTCCCGGCCGACCGCCTCGGAGACACCTCCGACGTCGGTGTTGACGGTGACGCGCCCGCACATCATGGCTTCGATCGTGGTGAAGGGCAGGCCTTCGGACACCGACGACAGGGCGACGATCGAGCCGGCCTCGACCGCGGGGCGGGGTCCGGCGGTCGGTCCCTCCCAGGTGACGCCGTCGGCGATCCCCAGTTCGTCGATGATCTCCTCGATCGACTCCTTGTACCGGGCGTTGCCCGTCGGGCACGGCCCGAAGATCCGCAGCCGCGTGGCGGGTAGTTCCCGCCTGACCAGGGCATAGGCGCGGACGAGTGTCTCGAGGTCCTTGAGCGGGTCGATGCGGCCCACGAAGCTGATCGTGGGTACCTCGGGCTCGGGGCCGACCGGTGTCATCGTCGACACGTCCACACCGTTGCGGACGGTGTGGATCCGAGACGGGTCGGCACCGAGGCGGACGGCCCACCGTGCGTTGAAGTCGCTGACGGGGAGCAGGAGGTCGGCTTCGCTGTAGACGAGGACGCAGAAGGCCCGGAGCGCTGTGCACACGGCGTAGCGGGCGGACCAGCCGAGCTGGGTGCCCGCCAGGGCGAGATAGCGTTCCCGCAGGTAGACGCCGTGTTCGGTGAGAATCAGCGGTACGCCGTCGCGCCACTTACGGGCGAGTCCGACCAACGCGGCGCTGCCGTTGGAGGAGGCGTGGACCACATCGACGTCGCCGAACCGGACGTCGGTGGCGCAGAGGGTGCGGTCGACGAGAGTGGCGGCTTCGACCGCATCCCCCACGCTGAGCCGGGCGGACCGGTCCAGCGCGGGGGAGTGGCCCCACCACGCGTCGAGCAGGGCCTCGGCGGAACTCTCCGACCCTAGGAGTCGGAAGAGGTCACCGCCGCCGGCCGCGAGTAGCTCGCGGAGCGCCGCGCCCAGGAGGGCTGGGTCGTGGCGCACAGTGCCGTCGGCGACCGTGATGGTCTCGGCGGGCGGCAGGATCGCCGCCCAGAGGTCGCGGAGGGCGGCCCGCACGCGGGCCCGCCTCCGCCGGGTGAGGAGCTGGCTCTCAGGGAGGCCGGCCCGGACGGGCGCCCACACCGGGTACAGGGTCGTGGACCTGACGTGACTCGGAACGGTCCAGGTGATCGGTGTGCGGCTGCCGCCCGTCAGGGTGACGACCTCCCACGTGTGGTCCGGCATCCCGGTCACCAGCTGGTCGCACCAGGTGCTGACGCCGCCGGTGTTGACGGGGTAGGTACCTTCGTTGATCAGGGCGATACGCATGTCGTCAGCCCCTCGCCGACGGGCCCTCGCCGACGGCGCCGACGCGGGTGGCGTCATTGATCGGCGGGACGACCACGGAGTTCTGACCGGGCGACGGGGCCGCGGCGGCCCTGGCGGCCCTCGGGAGAGCGCGGGCGGCGACGGCCGGGTCCTCCGCGTCCTCGTCCGGGGTGAGGAACCCGACGTCGTCTCCGAGCTCGAAGGTGACCTCGCCGCCCACGGGAACCGTCACCCAGCCTGACTTGGACCCGGCGTAGGCCTCGCCGTCGAAGGCGGAGTCACTGCCGGTGGTGACCGGGACTTCGACCGAGGCGGCACCGCCGTTCTCGATCACGAGCGTGGAGCCGCGGACGGTGGCCGTGACGGAGTCCGCCGCGTCCGCCCAGGCGGCGCGCCGTTGCATCTCGCGTCCCAGCTCGGCGTGCGAGGGGTTGAGCAGCGGTGCGGACCGGTCGTTGAACAGCGCGCGGTAGTCGCGGACCATCGTGTCCAACACCGGGTAGAGGATGCGGTCTCCGGTGATGTTGGACTGGTGGACGTAGTGCGGCCGCGGGTCCATGCTCAGCGCGTGGCTGAGCGCGTGCCGGGCCTCCTGCGGGACGATGTAGTCGTCGAAGCCGGTCTCCAGGGGCAATGGAGCGGGCAGGCAGGTCGAGGCGGCGTTCGTCTCGCAGATCCCGGAACCGCCCTGGTTCGACCTGGTGTAGATCCAGTTGTACTCGTCGACCGCGTTCTCCTTGGTCGAGGTGTTGTAGTAGATGTTCATCGGGTGGCGCGGAACCGTGAGCGCGTCTCCGAGCGGCCGCTGGTTCGGCTCGACCGACGCGTCGCCGGCGATCCAGGTGATGCCGGTGTCGGCCAGCGCGGGCGCGAGAGCCGAATTGTCGCGCCCGGCGGGTCCCGACGCCGTGCCCGAGTGCTGACCCGTGACGAGTTCAGTGGGGTTGAGTGGGACGTCGTTCTCCCGCGCCCAGTCGATGTTCTGCTGGATCTGCGCGGTGATCTCCGCCCGGCCGAGGTCGTCCAGGTTGGTGTGGTCCCACGTGTGGTTGATCCACCGCAGCTGGTTCTTCGCCGCGAGCAGGGCGCCGGTGAGCTCGTCGTCGCCCGCGCCGAAGGCGTTGAAGGTCATGTCCAGTTCGATGCCGTTCGAATCCTCCCAGCTCGTGGCCACGCCGACATCGGAGGCGACCATGCGGGACTCGGTGAGGGCCCCGTCTTCGGGCTCACCGTTGCAGTTCACCCCGAACGTGCAGTTGCCGGTGGCGTTCCACTCGTCGTCAGCGAGGAAGACGTCGTCGACCTGAACGTTGAACACGTTGCGGTAGAGCGACGTCGACACGCCGCGGGTGAGCCACGTGACGATCCCGTGGGAGAGCGCCTTGAAGTGGTGCTGGTACTGGTTCATCGCGACGGTCATCACGAGGCGCTCGCGAGTGCCCTGGGTGTGGACGCCCATCATCACGCCGGCACCGCCGCCGGACGGGCCCGTCAGCAGGGGTACGAACTGCGCGCCCGCAGCCGGCGTCGCGGCGTAGCCCCACGACTCGGCCACCGTCGAGCTCAGATCCTCGAAGCGCAGGGGGCCGTCGAGGTAGGACCACTCGCCGGAGAGTGCTCCCGCGGTCAGCGTGGCGGTGGTGGCGTCGAAGCTGGTGCCGCTGGTGGTCGGCACGAGGCCGACCTCCGCCACCGGCGCGACGTTCGCGGACACCTCGCGGATACCGTAGTCGGTGGTGAACTGGTCGATCACCGCGTTCTCCGCCGGGGTCAGCCCGGTGCGATCGGCGGCCACGGAGACGATGCCCATGTAGCGCGCGGTCTTGGTCGCGTCGTCGGCGAGCATCGCCCGGGTGATGGCCTGTCGGCCGGTCGCTGTGACGTTGATTCGGTCCACTTCGACGCCCTCGGCGGCCAGCCGCGTGGCGAACGCCTCGCCGCTGAAGTCTCCGTCGTCGAGGACCAGGACCCGGAGCTCGACCGTCGCCTGGGCGGCGGAGGGCGGTGGGGTCGTGGTCGGGGTGGTGCTGGAGGTCGGCGTCGTGCTCGACGCGGGCGGTGTGGACCCGCCTGATCCGGATGATCCGAGAGACCCGGTCTGGGCGGTGGCGATACCCACCAGCGGAGCGGTGATGGCGCCGGTCACGGCGAGAGCGGTGACCGCGCGGAGACCCGATCGCTGCAGAGGCGAGAGCCCCCGGCTCGAGCCACCGCGCGCAGCGGTGTTGAACATATTTATCCCTGTTGTAGTGCCGCCACTCCCGATCCCCCTCGGGAGTGGCGGCGTCCCCCCGGGGATCCGGACTCTCGCCCCGATCCCCTCGCACGGTGCTCCGTGCGACAGGGAAAGTGTGCGCCCGGTGACCGGGCCACACAACAGTCCTAGCAGGACTATCTCCCAAGAAAATCCCTTTACTATAAGTCAGCCCTTATTTAAGCAATCAGTTGCGATCGGGCGATGGAGGGGAGTGGTTAGCGGACGCGTCACATACGGGTAAATGTGTCCAACGTGCTGTGATCACGGCGTTCACACTGAAAAACCAGGTGCTGAGGCCTGGCTGGGCGCGCTCCGCATGCTGAGAAGACGGGATGCTAGCTGAGAACTGGACGGTAAGCCAGTTATGTCGTACGTTTACCGCCCGCTCAGCGGACACCGGGTAGTCGGATGGTGGCCGACATCACCGAATCGTGGGGGGGCCTTCCAACGCCGTCGGATCGAGTCGTCCGGAGGCGGCGCGAGGCGCCCTTCAGGGGCGCACGGGGTCGCCGCCGATGCGCGTGAGTTGATACGGGCGTGACGCGATCTCAGCCAGGGGACCCTGTTCCCGGGGTCCCGAACGCGCGGCTGATCAGATCCGACTCCGCGGTGTCGAGGTAGTGCTCCATCTCGGCGGCCGCGTCCTCGTAGCGCCCCTCCTCGAGCAATGCGACCAGCGCCCCGTTGCGCTCGACGTAAGCACGGTGGAAGTCCATCGGGGAGTCCACCTGGGCGAACGCGAGACGGAGTTCCGCGCTGAGCCGGTCCATGAGAGCCGTGAGCCGTTTGCTGTCGCAGAGGGCGGTGATGGCGGAGTGGAACCGGACGTCGGCGGTGCCCATCGCCACCGGGTTGTCCTCGGCGAGCGCCGAGGTCGCCTCGGCGACCGCCTCACGGAGCTCGTCGAGGAGTTCCCCGGGAGCCTCGGACGCGCGGCGAACCGCCTCCACCTCGACGAGGCGACGGATCCGATAGACGTCTCGCACATCGTCGAGGGTGAGTGCCCGGACGAACACGCCACGGTGCGGACGACGCTCGACCAGGCCCTCGGCTTCCAGAATTCGGAGCACCTCCCGAAGGGTGTTGCGGGAGACGTCCAAGCGCTCGGCCAGGGCGGATTCGCCGAGCCGGGAACCGGGCGGGAGCTCACCACACACAAGGAATTCCCGAAGGGAATCGGCGATGACGTCGAGAGTGCCGAGCCGGCGAGTCCGGAGGAAGCGACGTGCGATCGCGTCCACGTCCACGTCGTCTGGGACGGACATCGCCCCTCCTGTTCTCACGTCGGAGTACCGGGTCCGGAGTACCGGGCCGCTCCCTGGAACCTACCTCCTCGGCTCACGACGGGTATTGCGCAGGGCCGGAGAATCAGTAGTATCGTTCAACAATCCAAGAGGGTGACTGCTGTCACACACGAAGGGAACCGCCATGGGCGCGACGGAATCAGCGGCCGGGAGGGCCGAAACGACATCGGGCGAGAGTGGGCGTTCGACGTCGACGCGAACCGTCCTCATGGGCGCGATGTTCCTCATGGCCACGTCGGCGGTCGGCCCGGGATTCATCACCCAGACCACCAGCTTCACGGTCCAGCTCGGCGCGGCGTTCGCCTTCGCGATCGTCATCTCGATTCTCGCGGACATCGCCGTTCAGATGAACGTGTGGCGTGTGCTGGGCGTGTCCGGCTTGCGGGCCAACGAACTCGCGAACACGGTCCTCCCCGGCCTGGGCTGGGTGCTCGCGCTCCTGGTCTTCGCCGGAGGGTTGGTCTTCAACATCGGCAACATCGCGGGCACCGGGCTGGGCGCCAACGCGATGCTGGGGCTCGACCCGACACTGGGCGCGGTGATCACCAGTGCGTTCGCCGTGGTGATCTTCCTCGTCAAGTGGGCGGGAGCGGCCCTGGACCGCGTCGTGGTGGGGCTCGGCGTACTGATGATCGCCCTGATGCTCTGGGTGGCCTTCACGTCGAACCCTCCGGTCGGTGATGCGCTGCGAAACACCGTCCTCCCGGAGAAGATCGACGCGCTCGTCATCACCACGCTGATCGGGGGCACGGTCGGCGGCTACATCACCTATGCCGGAGCCCACCGGCTCGTCGACTCGGGAGTCACCGGGCCCGAGAACGTCCGGACGATCACCCGCAGCTCGGTGATCGGAATCATCGTCACCGGCGTGATGCGGGCGCTGCTGTTCCTCGCGATTCTCGGCGTGGTCGCCGGCGGGGCCGTTCTCTCCGCGGACAACACCGCCGCGAGCGCGTTCGAGCACGCGGCCGGCCAGGTCGGACTCAGGATGTTCGGCATCATCTTCTGGGCGGCCGCGCTGACCTCGGTGATCGGCGCGTCCTATACGACGGTGTCTTTCCTGACCACGCAGAAGGTCCGACCGAGGGTGCGGAATGCCATGACGGTCGGGTTCATCCTCGTGTGTCTGGTGCTGTTCCTCGTCCTGGGCCAGGCTCCGCAGACCCTGCTCATCTTCGCGGGCGCCTTCAACGGCGTGATCCTGCCCCTGGGGTTCACGGTGATCCTCTGGGCGGCCTGGCGTCGGCGCGACCTGCTGCAGGGGTACACCTATCCGGTCTGGCTGCTGGCGCTCGGTGTCCTCGTCTGGCTGCTCACCATCTGGCTGGGCGTGCAGGCCCTGCAGGGGATCGGTGAGCTGTGGACCTGAACACGGTGACCCATGACCAGGGCGGACCCATCCCACGAAAGGCGGACCGATGACGACCAGCATCAACAGACCAGAAATCGATCTCAACGCCGACCTGGGAGAGTCTTTCGGGCAGTGGACGACGGGTGACGACGAGGCGATGCTCGACGTGGTCACCTCGGCGAACATCGCCTGTGGATTCCACGCCGGGGACCCGATCGGCATGAGGCGGACGTGCCGGGCGGCGGTGGAGCGCGGTGTGGTCCCGGGAGCACACGTCGGATACCGTGACCTCGCCGGGTTCGGGCGCCGCTTCATGGACATCGCCCCTGACGAACTGGAGGCCGACGTCCTCTACCAGCTGGGTGCCCTGGACGGCATGTGCAGGTCACTTGGCGGAGCGCTCCGGTACGTCAAGCCGCACGGAGCGCTGTACCACCGCGCCTCGACCGACCCCGTCCAGGCGGCGGCGGTGGCGGACGCGGTGGTCGCGCACGACCCGGCGCTGACCATGGTGGGGCTCCCGGGATCTCGCCTCCTCGAGGCGGCGCGGGAACGTGGGCTGTCGATTGTCGGAGAGGCCTTCGCCGATCGGGCCTACAACCCTGACGGGAGCCTGGTCAGTCGGCGTGAGCCGGGCGCCGTCGTCCACGATGCGGACTCGGTCGCGCACCGCGTGGTCGCCCTGGCCTCGACCGGTCGTATGAGGGCTGTCGACGGAACGGAGATCGAGCTCGACGCGGACACCGTCTGCATCCACGGTGATTCGCCCGGCGCCGTGGCGATGGCACGCGCGGTCCGGGCAGCCCTGGACGAGGCGGGGATCGCGGTTCGCCCGTTCATGGCGGGAGCCCCGGCGTGAAGCGGGGCGGCGTCACCCCGGCCGAGGTGAGCCCGGACGAGCTGAGCCGGGCGGAGGCCACCCCTGCCGAGGCGCGGCGACTGTTCCGTGCCGGCCTCGTGACCCCGACCGCGGGTTGGTGTCGGGGGTTCGCGCAGGCGAACCTCCTCGCCGTGCCGAGGTCGATGGCGTTCGACGCGCTGCTGTTCGCCCAGCGCAATCCCGGGGCGTGTCCGGTGCTCGACGTGATCGACTCCGGTGAGGTCACGGGCGCGGTCCTCGGGGAGCACGCGGACGTGAGGACCGACGCGCCCGCCTACCGGATCTGGCGGGACGGAGAGCTGGCCGAGGAGGTCACCGACGCACGCGAGTGGTGGACGGACGACATGGTGGGCCTGCTCATCGGGTGCTCGTTCACCTTCGAGCACCCTCTTGTCGAAGCCGGCGTGCCGGTGCGGCATCTCGACGCCGCCCGCAACGTCCCGATGTACCGGACGAACCGGCCGTGCCGCCCCGCGGGACGACTCCGTGGGGACCTCGTCGTCTCCCTGCGGATGATCCCGGAGGACCGGGTCGCGGAAGCGGTGAGCATCTCGGCGAGGTTCCCGGCCGTCCACGGCGCGCCAGTCCACGTGGGCGATCCCGCGGCCCTGGGGATCGCGGACCCGGACTCACCCGACTTCGGCGACCCGCCGGTGTCGGAAGACGGGGACGTGCCGGTGTTCTGGGCGTGCGGGGTCACACCCCAGGTGATGATCATGGAGTCCCGGCCCCCGCTGGCGATCACCCACGCCCCCGGCCACATGCTCATCACGGACACCCCCGACCACGATTTCGCGGTGCCGTGATGGCCGCCGAGATAAACTCCGCGTCCCCGACCGCGCAGGTGCTGCCCTACGGGCCGGCCGCGCACCTCATCGAGGTGGCCGACACGGCCGCGGCGACGGCGCTGGCGGCGGCGTTGCGGGCGGCAGCGGTGGTGGAGACATCGGCGGTGAAGGGGGGTCTCGCCGGCCGTGTCGTCGACATCGTCCCGGCCGCGCGCACCGTGCTCGTGACCACCGACGGGTCCCCGGCCGCCGCGGCCGCGGTCCGCGACGCGGTGGACTCGTGGTCCCCCGCCGACCTCGCCGACATCGGGGGCCGGCTGCACGAGATTCCGGTGATCTACGACGGGCCGGACCTCGAGGCGGTCGCGGACGCCACCGGAATGGCGTCCGAGGACGTGGTCGCCGCGCACGCGGGCGCCGAGTACACGGTCGCGTTCGGCGGGTTCAGCCCCGGGTTCTGCTATCTCACCGGGCTGCCGCCCGTGCTCCACCTGCCGCGCCGACCGGATCCGCGTACCGAGGTGCCGACGGGGTCGGTGGGCGTGGCCGGCGAGTTCTCGGCGGTGTACCCGAGGCCGTCTCCCGGCGGGTGGAACCTCATCGGGACGGCTCAGGTGCCGATGTGGGACTCGTCGTGGGAGCGGCCGAACCTCCTCGCGCCCGGGGACACCGTGAGGTTCGTGCCGTGTCAGGGATGAGCGGGGCGGGCCGGGACCCGCGCGGCGGGTTGCGCGTCCTCACCGCGGGGCCGTTGACGACGATCCAGGACCTGGGACGCGCCGGACACATGGACGTCGGCGTGGCCACCAGCGGCGCGCTGGATGCACGGTCGCACCGCCTGGCCAACCGACTGGTGGGCAACGCCGAGTCGTGCGCCACCCTCGAGGTGACGTTCGGCGGGCTCGAGGTGGAGTTCGGGCGCCCCGCGGCGATCGCGGTCACGGGAGCCGACGCGACGCTCGTCGTCGACGGGAGGACCGAAGGGCTGAACGCACGGATCCGCGTACGCCGTGGCTCCCGCGTGCGGATCGGCGCACCCCGTGCGGGGGTCCGCTCGTATCTCGCCGTGTCGGGGGGTGTCGACGCACCGGAGCTGTACGGGAGTCGGTCCACCGATCTGCTGTCGGGACTCGGGCCGGAGCCGGTGACGGACGGCGACCACGTGGCGCTGTGTGACGACGACGAGGTGAGCCCTCCCGACGTCGAGCTCGCGCCGGTGGCGCCGATCGGGCACGTGTGGACGGTCCGGTTGCACAGGGGGCCGCGGGTCGACTTCTTCGCCGACGGCGAGTTCGAGGCGTTGTGTTCCCGTCCGTACCGGGTGGACCCGCGTTCGAACCGGGTGGGACTGCGCCTCGACGGGGAGCCGCTCCGAAGGGTGGACAGGGGCGAGCTGCCGAGCGAGGGCATCGCCGACGGGGCGGTCGAGGTGCCGGGGGACGGCAGACCTCTGGTGTTCCTGGCCGACCACCCCACCACCGGCGGCTACCCGGTGATCGCGGTGGTCGACCCGGAGGATCTCCCGCTGCTGGGCCAGGCCGGTCCCGGTGACGAGGTGCGCTTCCGACCGGCGCCGTAGCGGGCGCCGTGGTGGGGCGTTGACCCGGCACCCCCGCGCGCCCGACCCTGCGTTTCCGCTGGTCCTATAGACTGGTGGGGTCGAAGCGTGCCCGGTGGCGCTGCTTCGAGCGCGACAGAAGAGGAGCCCATGACGGACACGACGTTGCCGCCCGAGGCCGGGGGCCACGACCGGATCGAGCCGGTCGACATCCAGGCCGAGATGCAGAGAAGCTACATCGACTACTCGATGAGCGTCATCGTCGGGCGAGCACTCCCGGATGTGCGGGACGGGCTCAAGCCCGTGCACCGTCGCATCCTCTACGCGATGTGGGACAACGGCTACCGCCCCGAGCGTAGCTATGTGAAGTCGGCCAAGCCGGTCGCCGACACGATGGGTAACTACCACCCGCACGGTGACTCGGCGATCTACGACACCCTCGTGCGTCTCGCCCAGCCGTGGTCCATGCGCTACCCGATGGTCGACGGGCAGGGGAACTTCGGCTCGCGGGGCAACGACGGCGCCGCGGCCATGCGCTACACCGAGTGCAAGATGACCCCGCTGGCCATGGAGATGGTCCGGGACATCGACAAGAACACGGTCGACTTCCAGCCGAACTACGACGGCAAGACGTCCGAGCCGGTCGTCCTGCCCTCGCGCATCCCGAACCTGCTGGTCAACGGCTCGAGCGGTATCGCCGTCGGTATGGCCACCAAGATGCCGCCGCACAACCTGCGCGAGGTCGCCGAGGCGATCTACTGGTGCCTGGACAATCCGGACGCCGACGAAGAGGAGACCCTCGCGGCGTGCATGGAACGGATCAAGGGCCCGGACTTCCCGACGCACGGCTACATCGTCGGCGACCAGGGGATCAAGGACGCCTACTCCACGGGT
Protein-coding regions in this window:
- a CDS encoding spherulation-specific family 4 protein; the encoded protein is MSTPRAAVPLYLHPAYDRELWERVLHPGAADLVVVNVDSGPGRTTDPVFAEALRTTPIDGGPTLLGYVDTDYGRRSLRDVRTDVRRWREEYGVTSVFLDQVASGVGTDGHLDARVIVPLTGLVHALRRDGARVIAGNPGTLPHPWILRLLDVTCVREIDLETHLTGPGEPPGGVDPSRVWHLVYDCPPDRAREAIDRSVELGAGYVGLAADGLPHPWGSVEYLNPDATPVSNCG
- the pelF gene encoding GT4 family glycosyltransferase PelF, with translation MRIALINEGTYPVNTGGVSTWCDQLVTGMPDHTWEVVTLTGGSRTPITWTVPSHVRSTTLYPVWAPVRAGLPESQLLTRRRRARVRAALRDLWAAILPPAETITVADGTVRHDPALLGAALRELLAAGGGDLFRLLGSESSAEALLDAWWGHSPALDRSARLSVGDAVEAATLVDRTLCATDVRFGDVDVVHASSNGSAALVGLARKWRDGVPLILTEHGVYLRERYLALAGTQLGWSARYAVCTALRAFCVLVYSEADLLLPVSDFNARWAVRLGADPSRIHTVRNGVDVSTMTPVGPEPEVPTISFVGRIDPLKDLETLVRAYALVRRELPATRLRIFGPCPTGNARYKESIEEIIDELGIADGVTWEGPTAGPRPAVEAGSIVALSSVSEGLPFTTIEAMMCGRVTVNTDVGGVSEAVGRDGRLGGLVPPRNPEAFADECLRFLTDDRLREQTGRRGREHALESFDLSSCIDTFRGWYEIAAGIHRDHFTGGALEYIASVAS
- a CDS encoding GntR family transcriptional regulator; translated protein: MSVPDDVDVDAIARRFLRTRRLGTLDVIADSLREFLVCGELPPGSRLGESALAERLDVSRNTLREVLRILEAEGLVERRPHRGVFVRALTLDDVRDVYRIRRLVEVEAVRRASEAPGELLDELREAVAEATSALAEDNPVAMGTADVRFHSAITALCDSKRLTALMDRLSAELRLAFAQVDSPMDFHRAYVERNGALVALLEEGRYEDAAAEMEHYLDTAESDLISRAFGTPGTGSPG
- a CDS encoding NRAMP family divalent metal transporter; amino-acid sequence: MGATESAAGRAETTSGESGRSTSTRTVLMGAMFLMATSAVGPGFITQTTSFTVQLGAAFAFAIVISILADIAVQMNVWRVLGVSGLRANELANTVLPGLGWVLALLVFAGGLVFNIGNIAGTGLGANAMLGLDPTLGAVITSAFAVVIFLVKWAGAALDRVVVGLGVLMIALMLWVAFTSNPPVGDALRNTVLPEKIDALVITTLIGGTVGGYITYAGAHRLVDSGVTGPENVRTITRSSVIGIIVTGVMRALLFLAILGVVAGGAVLSADNTAASAFEHAAGQVGLRMFGIIFWAAALTSVIGASYTTVSFLTTQKVRPRVRNAMTVGFILVCLVLFLVLGQAPQTLLIFAGAFNGVILPLGFTVILWAAWRRRDLLQGYTYPVWLLALGVLVWLLTIWLGVQALQGIGELWT
- a CDS encoding LamB/YcsF family protein, giving the protein MTTSINRPEIDLNADLGESFGQWTTGDDEAMLDVVTSANIACGFHAGDPIGMRRTCRAAVERGVVPGAHVGYRDLAGFGRRFMDIAPDELEADVLYQLGALDGMCRSLGGALRYVKPHGALYHRASTDPVQAAAVADAVVAHDPALTMVGLPGSRLLEAARERGLSIVGEAFADRAYNPDGSLVSRREPGAVVHDADSVAHRVVALASTGRMRAVDGTEIELDADTVCIHGDSPGAVAMARAVRAALDEAGIAVRPFMAGAPA
- a CDS encoding putative hydro-lyase, giving the protein MSRAEATPAEARRLFRAGLVTPTAGWCRGFAQANLLAVPRSMAFDALLFAQRNPGACPVLDVIDSGEVTGAVLGEHADVRTDAPAYRIWRDGELAEEVTDAREWWTDDMVGLLIGCSFTFEHPLVEAGVPVRHLDAARNVPMYRTNRPCRPAGRLRGDLVVSLRMIPEDRVAEAVSISARFPAVHGAPVHVGDPAALGIADPDSPDFGDPPVSEDGDVPVFWACGVTPQVMIMESRPPLAITHAPGHMLITDTPDHDFAVP
- the pxpB gene encoding 5-oxoprolinase subunit PxpB — translated: MAAEINSASPTAQVLPYGPAAHLIEVADTAAATALAAALRAAAVVETSAVKGGLAGRVVDIVPAARTVLVTTDGSPAAAAAVRDAVDSWSPADLADIGGRLHEIPVIYDGPDLEAVADATGMASEDVVAAHAGAEYTVAFGGFSPGFCYLTGLPPVLHLPRRPDPRTEVPTGSVGVAGEFSAVYPRPSPGGWNLIGTAQVPMWDSSWERPNLLAPGDTVRFVPCQG
- a CDS encoding biotin-dependent carboxyltransferase family protein encodes the protein MSGAGRDPRGGLRVLTAGPLTTIQDLGRAGHMDVGVATSGALDARSHRLANRLVGNAESCATLEVTFGGLEVEFGRPAAIAVTGADATLVVDGRTEGLNARIRVRRGSRVRIGAPRAGVRSYLAVSGGVDAPELYGSRSTDLLSGLGPEPVTDGDHVALCDDDEVSPPDVELAPVAPIGHVWTVRLHRGPRVDFFADGEFEALCSRPYRVDPRSNRVGLRLDGEPLRRVDRGELPSEGIADGAVEVPGDGRPLVFLADHPTTGGYPVIAVVDPEDLPLLGQAGPGDEVRFRPAP